A single region of the Glycine max cultivar Williams 82 chromosome 20, Glycine_max_v4.0, whole genome shotgun sequence genome encodes:
- the LOC100783861 gene encoding LEAF RUST 10 DISEASE-RESISTANCEUS RECEPTOR-LIKE PROTEIN KINASE-like 2.5, which produces MSSVYELVLLLLFCGLMPLVFAAGNQAECPPSFPCGYLDNISFPFTQTERPDCGLLPIRNCDDPLKHKMIQLQKNGEWFQLVRVAQLFSSPTTPLTTFQFRDTNLYHLLQNENCEAFGNNYTLPFPHSSGFAASLYIQYYTTLFRCNRSLHVSPPTNMHNYTECPDYDLYYNDNPKAEDASLRACTKVLLPIKDTPDANNPFTFATADIFTKVELTGECADCHYRRGGQCQLDSREIFFCATANSTFTIIGLVVVVALVAVVLLMVLACSFRKKIFCMENPTHRIIEGFLKEHGPLPTTRYSYSEVKKMTNSFRNKLGQGGFGSVYKGKLHDGQVVAVKILNKSEGNGEEFFNEVASISKTSHVNIVRLLGFCLDSSKQALIYEFMPNGSLDKFIYEEKNPPGVARQLDCKLLYDIAIGIARGLEYLHRGCNTRILHFDIKPHNILLDEDFSPKISDFGLAKLCPRKESVVSILGARGTAGYIAPEVFSRNFGAVSHKSDVYSYGIMVLEMVGMRYNSKAEVNCSSEIYFPHWIYTHLESDQELGLQNIRNESDDKMVRKMTIVGLWCIQTYPPTRPAISRVVEMLESEVELLQIPPKPTFSSSATPPAHFSSETNDNVINENTSV; this is translated from the exons ATGAGTTCAGTTTATGAATTAGTATTATTGCTTTTATTTTGTGGCCTTATGCCACTTGTCTTCGCTGCTGGGAACCAAGCAGAGTGTCCACCTTCGTTTCCATGTGGATATCTTGACAATATCAGTTTCCCATTCACTCAAACTGAACGCCCGGACTGTGGCTTATTGCCCATTCGCAATTGTGATGATCCACTTAAGCACAAAATGATCCAATTACAGAAAAATGGAGAATGGTTTCAGCTTGTACGCGTTGCTCAGCTTTTCAGTAGTCCTACTACTCCTCTCACAACTTTTCAATTTAGAGACACAAATCTCTATCACCTTCTGCAGAATGAAAATTGTGAAGCTTTCGGAAACAATTATACTCTTCCTTTTCCTCATAGTTCTGGCTTTGCTGCTTCTCTTTATATCCAATACTACACAACTCTGTTCAGGTGCAACCGCAGCCTCCATGTCAGCCCTCCCACAAACATGCATAATTATACAGAGTGCCCCGATTACGATCTCTACTACAATGACAACCCCAAAGCTGAAGATGCGTCTTTGAGAGCATGTACAAAGGTCCTGCTTCCAATTAAAGACACGCCTGACGCTAACAACCCATTCACATTCGCAACTGCAGATATCTTCACTAAAGTAGAATTAACTGGTGAATGTGCAGATTGCCACTATCGCAGAGGAGGGCAGTGTCAACTTGACAGCAGAGAGATATTTTTTTGTGCCACTGCCAATAGTACCT TTACGATAATAGGCCTTGTAGTAGTGGTGGCATTAGTAGCTGTAGTTCTGCTGATGGTCTTGGCTTGCAGCTTTAGAAAAAAGATCTTTTGCATGGAGAATCCAACCCATCGGATAATTGAAGGGTTTTTGAAGGAACATGGACCCCTTCCTACAACTAGGTACAGTTATTCAGAGGTTAAGAAAATGACCAATTCTTTTAGAAACAAATTAGGCCAAGGGGGATTTGGTAGTGTATACAAAGGGAAGTTACATGATGGTCAAGTTGTTGCGGTgaagattttaaataaatcagaGGGCAACGGAGAAGAATTCTTCAATGAAGTTGCAAGTATTAGTAAGACTTCACATGTTAACATTGTTAGACTTTTGGGATTTTGTTTAGATAGTTCTAAACAGGCTCTAATATACGAGTTTATGCCTAATGGATCTCTTGACAAGTTTATATATGAAGAGAAAAATCCACCAGGGGTTGCTCGCCAATTGGATTGCAAACTATTGTATGATATTGCAATTGGCATTGCTCGTGGATTAGAGTACTTACACAGAGGTTGCAACACTAGAATCTTGCATTTTGACATAAAACCTCACAACATACTACTAGATGAGGATTTCAGCCCAAAAATTTCAGATTTTGGACTTGCAAAACTATGTCCGAGAAAAGAAAGTGTCGTATCAATATTGGGTGCAAGGGGAACCGCAGGTTATATTGCTCCAGAAGTTTTTTCCAGGAATTTTGGTGCAGTATCTCATAAGTCAGATGTCTACAGTTATGGGATAATGGTCCTAGAAATGGTCGGAATGAGATATAATTCTAAGGCTGAAGTAAACTGCTCGAGTGAAATATATTTTCCTCATTGGATTTACACTCATCTTGAATCAGATCAGGAACTTGGTTTACAAAATATAAGAAATGAAAGTGATGACAAAATGGTGAGAAAGATGACAATAGTGGGCTTATGGTGTATACAAACTTACCCTCCAACTCGACCAGCCATAAGTAGAGTGGTGGAAATGCTAGAAAGTGAAGTTGAGTTATTGCAAATTCCACCTAAAcctactttttcttcttctgcaaCCCCTCCAGCCCATTTTTCAAGTGAGACAAATGATAATGTAATTAATGAGAATACTAGTGTGTAG